The following are encoded in a window of Haloprofundus salilacus genomic DNA:
- a CDS encoding tRNA-guanine transglycosylase, which yields MSDEVGEARVGELKTASMTLQTPHLLPVVNFYCGGTRNSLYGGGIFRTIKEFLSSHPETVHGRDYSEFFKGVMSSVAALTDFNITQERYLDYLGTPIRDRVEFSDFDGGLFVDSGGYKILQKGGLSGSNFDLNVSQKAVYGIQRAFGGDILVNLDSPLSPNDDYETRVQKTEQTAEYVREFLALTTREESRYLTIHGHNRTMIDRFLTTVEHTLNRPLKGTFDGFALGSLVPYKDDMGTLIEAVTAAKKELADRDLGDLPLHVFGISGRVLPLLVALGVDSFDSASYLHAAINGKYSTSLFDTVPLSQAIFDDCHCPVCETEALRSDMRGNTRYQKDVLGPVAVHNLAVQQFELKKIREVLQTGDQDRFRSYLEEMYRDRPASRKFAYRTINKTLEPYF from the coding sequence GTGTCAGACGAAGTTGGCGAAGCTCGAGTAGGAGAGCTGAAAACAGCAAGTATGACTCTCCAGACACCTCATCTCCTTCCAGTCGTCAACTTCTACTGTGGAGGTACGAGGAACTCACTGTATGGTGGTGGGATATTCCGTACTATCAAAGAGTTCCTAAGCAGTCATCCAGAAACGGTTCATGGGCGTGACTATTCGGAATTCTTCAAAGGAGTCATGAGCTCGGTTGCAGCACTCACTGACTTCAATATCACCCAGGAGCGGTACCTGGACTATCTGGGAACACCAATACGTGACCGTGTCGAATTCTCCGACTTCGATGGTGGACTCTTCGTAGATTCTGGCGGCTACAAAATACTACAAAAAGGAGGACTCAGCGGCTCAAATTTCGACCTCAACGTTAGCCAAAAAGCCGTGTATGGGATTCAGCGAGCATTCGGGGGAGATATCCTGGTGAACCTCGACTCACCGCTTTCTCCGAATGACGACTACGAAACACGGGTTCAAAAGACGGAGCAAACTGCTGAATACGTGCGAGAATTTCTCGCACTGACCACCCGAGAGGAATCCCGATATCTGACAATCCATGGCCACAACCGAACAATGATTGACCGATTCCTAACGACCGTCGAACATACACTGAATCGGCCTCTGAAGGGAACGTTCGACGGATTTGCACTCGGAAGCCTCGTTCCTTACAAAGACGACATGGGAACACTGATTGAGGCAGTCACTGCAGCGAAGAAAGAACTTGCAGACCGCGATCTCGGTGACCTCCCACTCCACGTTTTTGGGATTTCAGGTCGGGTACTTCCGTTGCTCGTAGCACTCGGTGTTGACTCGTTCGATTCGGCGTCGTATTTGCACGCCGCCATCAACGGGAAGTACAGTACTTCATTGTTTGACACCGTTCCTCTTTCGCAGGCAATTTTCGACGATTGCCACTGCCCAGTTTGTGAGACTGAAGCGTTACGCAGTGATATGCGTGGTAACACTCGATATCAAAAAGATGTTCTTGGACCAGTTGCGGTCCACAATCTGGCTGTCCAGCAATTCGAGCTGAAGAAGATCAGAGAGGTGCTTCAAACGGGCGACCAAGACAGATTCCGTAGCTACCTAGAAGAGATGTACCGAGACCGCCCTGCTTCGCGAAAATTTGCGTACCGAACTATCAACAAAACCCTCGAGCCGTACTTTTGA
- a CDS encoding DUF6884 domain-containing protein yields MGNLLLQGCSNRKVDVEGEKAAIEVYDGYFYRIIDNADALDSVSWDVVILSAEHGLLDPHETIRPYDREMTPSRATELNDAVVPELARLIAEGAYERLWINLGQTYRLAVDGIESEIDIPVEYLSGRLGNRGNQLKRLLTGSIDPATSIAND; encoded by the coding sequence ATGGGCAATTTACTACTACAAGGGTGCTCCAACCGAAAGGTGGACGTCGAAGGCGAGAAAGCCGCCATCGAAGTCTACGATGGGTACTTCTATCGTATCATAGACAACGCAGACGCACTCGATTCAGTGAGCTGGGATGTGGTGATTCTCTCTGCTGAGCACGGTCTCTTGGACCCACACGAGACGATACGACCGTACGACCGTGAAATGACGCCATCACGGGCTACAGAACTCAACGATGCAGTTGTTCCAGAACTCGCACGCCTGATAGCTGAAGGTGCGTATGAACGCTTGTGGATAAATCTCGGTCAGACGTATCGTCTCGCAGTTGATGGAATCGAATCAGAGATAGACATCCCTGTTGAATATCTCTCTGGCCGACTCGGTAACCGAGGCAATCAACTCAAGCGACTACTCACCGGGTCCATTGACCCAGCTACATCGATTGCTAACGACTGA
- a CDS encoding DUF262 domain-containing protein, translating to MTKRLKNTDYRLNQIFEGNAFHIPRYQRFYSWERPEWSDLWKDLSNIIGNNGKHYMGTVICKAELDPVRTSENTNDYREYGIVDGQQRFTTLVLLVKAIVSTYTDIDPDGLSEGANTRYTKIDIESYRRIFVFDPAIRSTSKQSRFKLRLQDDDNDMFEDILRDDVDETAMETPSHDRLVDAYRFYKQKLNNRQKEHSQVEFVGQLDDLLSTIQSLQFVVYTVKNPEEATLIFESINDRGIGLSNLDKTKSFLMHKVYLTQTEEAPMGVTVDGVQSRFGRIYRWMQDIAETDRTSDVGEDRIQRYHYISTIDTKVNSSYLRRETGRRNKTLRSGASVYLGALKWHFTNLQRENDLKTYSSYPHDCLEEIDLYTDSLSRYYSHMESIGSYGKDGEYNPNIDWELRKIFALDRLGNFYPLLLAVWDEYESDNFSDEELHEILQLIEVASFRIYTTVSRSDTGRTRFYTLANNIGTGEKDAAWIVEDLKRRIRSKQNDFEGMLRNQNAYNQIRYKDLRYLLYSYELYLRSEEKGGDESSIEKAAENAGNDYTLDHIWPNDTGKLELTKEDEEIHEEVKHSLGNLTLTTGPRNSGWKNLPYQKKRDRIEEGKSGYMNSDFTMTRKVARENEQWGEEEIEKRLNDIVDFAKRRWSLEPDERKPLSTIRPSAPE from the coding sequence ATGACTAAGCGACTCAAAAACACCGATTATAGGCTTAATCAGATATTCGAAGGAAACGCATTTCACATTCCTCGGTATCAGCGATTTTACTCCTGGGAGAGGCCAGAGTGGAGCGACCTCTGGAAGGACCTATCCAACATAATCGGAAACAATGGGAAACACTACATGGGGACAGTCATCTGTAAGGCCGAGCTGGACCCAGTTCGAACAAGCGAAAACACCAACGACTATCGAGAATACGGGATTGTTGACGGTCAGCAGCGGTTTACCACCCTTGTTCTACTGGTGAAAGCGATTGTCTCCACATATACGGATATCGATCCAGATGGGTTGTCAGAGGGGGCAAATACTCGGTATACCAAGATCGACATTGAGTCATACAGGAGGATATTCGTATTTGATCCAGCCATCAGGTCAACCAGCAAGCAGAGCAGGTTCAAACTGCGACTTCAAGACGATGATAATGACATGTTTGAAGACATCTTGCGAGACGATGTTGACGAGACGGCGATGGAGACGCCCTCGCATGATAGATTGGTCGATGCGTACCGTTTCTATAAGCAGAAACTGAATAATCGACAGAAAGAACACTCGCAAGTAGAATTCGTCGGTCAACTTGACGACCTCCTCTCGACGATTCAGTCACTCCAGTTCGTCGTATACACCGTCAAGAATCCTGAGGAGGCGACCCTAATATTCGAATCGATCAATGACCGTGGAATTGGTTTGAGCAATTTGGACAAAACCAAGAGCTTCCTGATGCACAAGGTGTATCTCACCCAGACAGAGGAAGCTCCTATGGGAGTCACGGTTGATGGCGTCCAATCACGGTTTGGTCGAATCTATCGTTGGATGCAGGATATTGCGGAGACCGATCGCACTTCAGACGTTGGCGAAGATCGAATTCAGCGGTATCACTACATTTCGACCATCGATACAAAAGTGAACAGCAGCTATCTCCGTCGGGAAACTGGACGGCGAAACAAAACGCTTCGCTCCGGTGCGTCAGTCTATCTCGGCGCGTTAAAATGGCATTTCACCAACCTCCAGCGCGAGAACGACCTCAAGACTTACAGCTCGTATCCACATGACTGTCTTGAAGAGATAGATCTGTATACCGATAGTCTCAGCCGCTACTATTCACACATGGAATCGATCGGCTCGTATGGAAAGGATGGCGAGTATAACCCGAATATCGACTGGGAGCTACGGAAGATATTCGCCCTCGATAGGCTCGGGAACTTCTATCCACTCCTCTTGGCTGTCTGGGATGAGTACGAAAGTGACAACTTCTCTGACGAGGAACTCCACGAGATACTCCAACTGATCGAAGTGGCATCCTTCCGGATATATACCACTGTCAGTCGGTCTGACACGGGTCGTACGAGATTCTATACTCTCGCTAACAACATCGGAACTGGCGAGAAAGACGCCGCCTGGATAGTGGAAGACCTGAAGCGCCGTATCCGATCGAAGCAAAACGATTTCGAGGGCATGCTCCGGAACCAAAACGCGTACAATCAAATTCGATATAAAGACCTTCGCTACCTCCTGTATTCCTACGAATTGTACCTCCGGAGCGAGGAGAAGGGAGGTGACGAATCCAGTATCGAGAAAGCCGCTGAGAATGCCGGTAACGATTATACACTTGATCATATTTGGCCCAATGATACTGGAAAGCTCGAATTGACAAAAGAAGACGAAGAAATCCACGAGGAAGTGAAACACAGCCTCGGCAATCTTACGCTAACGACCGGGCCTCGAAACTCTGGGTGGAAGAACCTCCCATACCAAAAGAAACGAGATCGCATTGAGGAAGGCAAGTCAGGCTATATGAACTCTGATTTTACCATGACTAGAAAGGTTGCCCGAGAGAACGAGCAATGGGGAGAAGAGGAGATTGAAAAGCGATTGAACGACATTGTAGACTTTGCAAAGCGTCGATGGAGTCTTGAACCAGATGAGCGAAAGCCGCTTTCGACGATCAGGCCCTCAGCGCCTGAATGA
- a CDS encoding alkaline phosphatase family protein — protein sequence MLTDLEDSAEPSLQFDGITNLTETSSELTETAGVLYYIPSTYPVPLGRTLLTELADDSVRCLHYPRTFENFEETVHSAINFITREPGTNSAVVICPPAFIDRRDDVIGSSFLEFKRLGIEDSNVAQREAYGATVDASLDRHDLSLAEYLTRLVVAGAVGKTVDTVALQRTQEDVYDDVYIRYDDISDAPEPLAEFFLRVLNLQEKTVFDRLEDNQKRNVFTVQCVDHYGEDIPTGTGKRDVLLHLRQLGEEVIVTFRRLALETVISRESSRNIEDLAPTTVDRDFIDTLQAAVNEIGGDDVELRYADPFDAGELLASHFGLVFAGADDDEISRRFAAAQDTFGDEAEQLASGELGERPTRNALNRFGRFLQHITELVMISGGEAVNQELSGEEWIDIAVPYWRAAIELEAEDVVAYPHLTVMNEARGRLLDHLELEEEAADIQGMDVSLENLPEFLRRWSEFVLESTPTAPSESDLLTTLVRKYDAFTDLVVSSYPEIVSSNEHPHIADVLEPGSESDVRVFLVIDSFGLIDFEVIQQLDALGRDPADVDVLYSNLPSYTPSAMTTLLSGLPASETGIYGWAPRRGDDVYDLHQDYGPDAFDFIDRTTSHSFELIQSTHLSERGITRVAEQIADIRQTTARDLTGSQASLRDVREELTGELENALRQRIEVYTDPSRPAEAREAMKSDFVLYVSDFDSFLHTPLDFSEFSNYYQTLGGFIDQIYEDIVSAIENAYVDAGPEFESESISLVVASDHGKITTYEREQIIDSVRSDYRFNTSMLTEALDVDEVFEMNCERLEGKTRSNTTRVPLGLAGSGRPIPFNEARRYISDDETLSDETIAEAVRVKPYLNSGSKYMYGWTSSVEDDTMMRLEQQPGIDVDLPSGEAIFDSPTIGTLSRYAVKGPRATDHGHHGGTSLGELCGVRLEFELQP from the coding sequence ATGCTCACGGATTTAGAGGATTCTGCCGAACCCTCTCTCCAATTCGACGGGATTACCAACCTTACAGAAACCAGCTCTGAGCTAACTGAAACGGCCGGGGTCCTGTACTACATTCCATCTACTTATCCCGTTCCGCTGGGTCGGACGCTTCTCACAGAACTCGCGGATGATTCCGTTCGATGTCTTCATTATCCTCGTACCTTCGAGAACTTCGAAGAAACAGTACACAGCGCGATCAATTTCATAACACGCGAACCGGGCACTAATTCTGCAGTTGTTATTTGTCCGCCCGCATTTATCGATCGACGAGACGACGTCATCGGCTCATCGTTCCTGGAATTCAAGCGGTTAGGGATTGAGGATTCGAACGTTGCTCAGCGAGAGGCCTACGGAGCAACGGTCGATGCCTCGCTTGATAGACACGATCTGTCGTTGGCTGAGTATCTGACCCGGCTTGTGGTAGCCGGTGCTGTCGGGAAAACTGTCGACACCGTAGCGTTGCAGCGAACACAGGAAGATGTTTATGATGATGTGTATATCCGGTACGATGATATCTCAGATGCTCCTGAGCCATTAGCCGAGTTCTTTCTGCGTGTTCTGAATCTCCAAGAGAAGACGGTGTTTGATCGGCTAGAAGATAATCAGAAACGGAACGTCTTCACCGTGCAGTGTGTCGATCATTATGGCGAGGATATCCCGACAGGGACGGGGAAGCGCGATGTCTTACTGCATCTCAGGCAGTTGGGGGAGGAGGTGATTGTGACGTTTCGGCGGTTAGCTTTGGAAACCGTGATTTCTCGGGAGTCCTCACGGAATATCGAGGATCTTGCTCCCACAACAGTTGACCGGGACTTTATCGATACGCTGCAGGCAGCGGTCAACGAGATTGGCGGCGATGATGTTGAGTTACGGTACGCTGATCCATTTGATGCAGGAGAGCTATTAGCGTCCCACTTTGGCCTCGTGTTTGCTGGGGCTGACGACGACGAGATATCACGGCGTTTCGCCGCGGCTCAAGATACCTTTGGTGACGAGGCTGAGCAACTTGCGAGCGGCGAACTGGGGGAGCGACCGACCCGGAACGCCCTTAATCGATTTGGGCGTTTCCTCCAGCACATTACAGAGCTTGTCATGATATCTGGTGGGGAAGCCGTTAACCAGGAGCTCTCTGGTGAGGAGTGGATAGATATTGCTGTACCGTATTGGCGGGCAGCAATAGAATTAGAAGCGGAGGATGTCGTTGCCTATCCCCACTTGACCGTGATGAATGAGGCGAGGGGCCGGCTCCTCGATCATCTTGAGTTGGAAGAAGAAGCGGCGGATATCCAGGGGATGGATGTCTCGTTGGAGAATCTTCCTGAGTTTCTCCGTCGATGGTCTGAGTTCGTCTTGGAATCGACGCCGACAGCTCCGTCCGAGTCGGATTTGCTGACAACACTGGTGCGGAAATACGACGCGTTTACTGACCTTGTTGTCTCATCCTATCCAGAAATCGTCAGCTCGAACGAGCATCCCCATATTGCAGATGTGCTAGAACCGGGGTCGGAGAGCGACGTCCGAGTTTTCCTGGTTATTGATAGCTTCGGCCTGATAGACTTTGAGGTGATTCAGCAATTGGATGCTCTGGGCAGAGACCCTGCGGATGTCGATGTGCTCTATTCGAATCTCCCCTCCTATACACCCTCTGCGATGACAACACTGCTCTCTGGACTTCCTGCCTCCGAAACAGGAATCTATGGATGGGCGCCGCGTCGAGGCGACGATGTCTATGACCTCCATCAGGACTATGGCCCCGATGCATTCGATTTCATTGACCGGACAACCTCCCACAGCTTCGAACTCATCCAGTCCACCCATCTTTCCGAACGAGGCATTACGCGTGTTGCCGAGCAGATAGCGGATATTCGGCAGACAACGGCACGAGACCTGACCGGGTCGCAGGCATCTCTCCGTGATGTTAGAGAAGAGCTGACTGGTGAACTGGAGAACGCGCTTCGGCAACGTATTGAGGTATATACTGATCCGTCTCGGCCGGCAGAAGCCCGAGAAGCTATGAAGTCGGATTTCGTATTATACGTCAGCGATTTCGATTCCTTCCTACATACGCCACTCGATTTCTCTGAATTCTCTAACTACTATCAGACGTTAGGGGGATTCATTGATCAGATCTACGAAGATATTGTATCAGCTATTGAGAATGCGTACGTAGATGCAGGACCTGAATTTGAGTCAGAATCGATATCTCTCGTTGTTGCGTCGGACCACGGGAAAATCACCACGTATGAGCGGGAGCAAATCATCGATTCTGTCCGATCCGACTACCGGTTCAATACGTCAATGCTGACGGAGGCGCTGGATGTGGACGAGGTATTTGAGATGAATTGCGAACGGTTAGAGGGAAAAACCAGATCCAATACGACCCGTGTCCCTCTTGGCCTCGCAGGCTCAGGTCGACCGATTCCATTCAATGAGGCACGTCGCTACATCTCGGATGACGAAACACTCTCAGATGAGACGATAGCAGAGGCAGTCCGAGTTAAGCCCTATCTAAACTCTGGGTCAAAGTACATGTATGGGTGGACGAGTAGTGTCGAAGACGACACAATGATGCGACTGGAACAACAGCCCGGTATTGATGTTGATCTGCCTTCGGGTGAGGCAATATTTGATTCGCCAACAATTGGGACGCTGTCACGGTATGCGGTTAAGGGACCACGGGCAACTGACCACGGCCACCATGGCGGTACGTCACTTGGAGAATTATGTGGTGTCCGCTTAGAGTTTGAACTACAACCATGA
- a CDS encoding ATP-binding protein, translating into MIIGGDNEQLAGYIGRKFSSQGELREDVHIDLNNPHMVTVCGKRGSGKSHTLGVFMEELMSLPRMVQDNLSGLVVDAMGIYWSLQVETQSKDALSDWDLTPEEYPITVYYPAGLEDRYEDVSEYFHEGFELYPSELTLDDWFYVLDIDETQAQAGLLAQIIEEVEEEFGQYYGLHDVIERVERSEESANIKEALLRRLEKADSWGVFSSTGNTIDEIVKGGEFVVLDLSGAGALPWNLRTLLTGILARKAYNERSFERSREEVARIRGADSEIDFPLVWLFLDEAHLFAPSGQTVPSTEPLVEWVRQGRRPGLSVVMATQQPGALDSRILSQCDTVVIHRLTAGQDSDAVGDKVSELHDTNALSHYMENIPKDPGYAYVMNDSGEKMVPVKIRPRRSWHAGGSAKLEEFL; encoded by the coding sequence ATGATTATCGGCGGAGACAACGAGCAACTGGCCGGATACATCGGCCGGAAGTTCTCATCTCAAGGCGAGTTGCGGGAGGATGTCCATATTGATCTGAATAACCCACACATGGTAACCGTGTGTGGGAAGCGGGGCTCCGGCAAGTCCCACACACTCGGGGTGTTCATGGAGGAACTGATGTCGCTGCCAAGGATGGTGCAGGACAACCTGTCGGGACTAGTAGTCGATGCGATGGGGATCTATTGGAGTTTGCAGGTTGAGACTCAGTCTAAGGATGCGCTGAGCGACTGGGACTTGACGCCTGAAGAGTACCCTATCACCGTATACTATCCAGCGGGGCTGGAGGACCGCTACGAGGATGTGAGTGAGTATTTCCATGAAGGGTTCGAGCTTTACCCCTCAGAACTCACCTTGGACGATTGGTTCTATGTGCTGGATATCGATGAGACGCAAGCGCAGGCCGGGTTACTAGCTCAAATTATTGAAGAAGTCGAAGAGGAATTCGGGCAGTACTACGGCCTTCACGACGTTATCGAACGCGTCGAACGGTCTGAGGAAAGTGCCAACATCAAGGAGGCTCTGCTTCGACGTTTGGAGAAGGCTGATTCGTGGGGCGTTTTCAGCTCCACGGGTAACACGATCGACGAGATCGTTAAAGGAGGCGAATTCGTTGTTCTTGATCTAAGCGGTGCCGGTGCGTTACCGTGGAACCTGCGGACTCTGTTGACCGGGATCCTTGCTCGGAAAGCCTACAATGAGCGGAGCTTCGAGCGTAGCCGTGAGGAAGTTGCCCGCATTCGAGGTGCCGACTCAGAGATTGATTTCCCCCTTGTCTGGCTATTCCTCGATGAGGCACACCTGTTCGCACCATCTGGTCAGACCGTCCCAAGTACAGAGCCGCTTGTGGAGTGGGTTCGGCAGGGACGACGGCCAGGTCTTTCAGTCGTCATGGCAACCCAGCAGCCGGGCGCACTGGACAGCAGGATTCTATCGCAGTGTGACACGGTCGTGATCCATCGGCTGACCGCCGGACAGGATTCCGATGCTGTTGGCGACAAAGTGTCTGAACTGCACGATACGAATGCCCTTAGCCACTACATGGAGAACATCCCGAAAGACCCCGGCTACGCATACGTCATGAACGACAGCGGCGAAAAAATGGTTCCTGTGAAGATCCGGCCCCGAAGAAGCTGGCATGCTGGCGGCAGCGCCAAACTCGAGGAGTTCCTCTAA
- a CDS encoding AAA family ATPase, with protein sequence MTTDRFFGGVSGRLETLRSMLGYIADKTPTHSELTEWLKSNTDAGSEDTIEKYLSFQRALGIFEQTGDEYQLTDRGTAYAELGNRDLIFDALVENVKGFETILQALSGGPKPGNEIQETMRTHYPNYKLPWAVVGRHLEWLQALDAIIEKDGQYSLTGYGENLLMEDGGPPRVWIEKTTVEKNKYKKQGELRLGNAIYSPTQDSGGSDIYATMREASVGDFVLHLSQDVDQIVGISQIESELETEFAGRPEFGWSDEQAGYRRWLKNYHEFEEPIDVRKNILENEDFEYTLEEIRQEYSKIFYNKNGGFVQGGYFTQCPPELLELFITISNELERVLDECRYPIELLHSHRLPPAENYDSVSAAVSDITNRLEQTPGESNWLASQLGETIVRDWTDALRGLEPGSVVTVERATKLTQIKQLYTDAETRLKSQAAAIQSASLNRLSPSATLFVVFFRQLQQQSGKQPNASQVKVKVILNNRYTVKQPETQPPEGEDDIPVRKPSFENSGHPLVKHLRDNDVEIHKFTAPPDYWLTVYEYAALSFETPDRDAWNGLEEGDVIIFHSRTSPSWDEFPEQESGLLGAGIIRAKTTKDDSESWWYDEHEGGPKGDSFPLLVAFERLFVAGQLDEIDFMKPVVEKSPETVSTELDALTSRLLPFNRTNEICREVSETGFPRHRTVESLGTSAELSKGVALADVLAGRVLEAPSVALHKSFTGELPESILDGLYFPDGEGKEIIEQIEVALRTGKHLILTGPPGTGKTEIARRVCEYLEAEYPYLFSGSQVTTATADWSTFDTVGGYMPDGESTNGNALEFSPGLILNRFKDRQCAAQLNEPLVIDELNRADIDKAFGQLFTVLSGQAVQLPYTRDGAEIELSPADQTLNTPAGHEYVIPQSWRLFATLNTYDKTSLYEMSYAFMRRFAFIRVPAPTMSSDSDELVDVMDAYAKAWNISVSESQLADVGQVWRATNNAVEDRSIGPAVVKDILSTVSAHSSVSQSTRLTQAVISFICPQLEGVPKREKILRQIAGVQHIDTEMLDQASRDMLQVALTADE encoded by the coding sequence ATGACTACCGATCGATTCTTCGGTGGTGTCAGTGGCCGACTTGAAACACTCCGGTCGATGCTCGGATACATCGCAGACAAGACACCAACCCACTCAGAACTCACAGAGTGGCTGAAATCAAACACTGACGCTGGTAGCGAGGATACAATCGAGAAATATCTCTCCTTCCAGCGAGCACTCGGCATCTTCGAACAAACAGGAGACGAATACCAGCTTACGGACCGCGGCACAGCTTACGCCGAGTTAGGAAATCGAGATCTCATATTCGATGCCCTCGTCGAGAACGTCAAAGGCTTTGAGACAATTCTGCAGGCACTCAGTGGAGGTCCCAAACCCGGGAATGAGATTCAGGAGACAATGCGAACCCACTACCCGAATTATAAGCTGCCGTGGGCGGTCGTCGGACGTCACTTAGAATGGTTGCAGGCGCTCGACGCAATCATAGAGAAGGACGGACAATACTCACTGACGGGATACGGTGAGAATCTACTTATGGAGGACGGCGGCCCACCGCGTGTCTGGATTGAAAAAACAACGGTTGAGAAGAATAAATACAAAAAACAAGGCGAGCTTCGGCTAGGAAACGCAATCTACTCACCTACACAAGATAGTGGTGGCAGTGATATTTACGCGACGATGCGAGAAGCCTCAGTTGGCGATTTTGTCTTGCATCTTTCCCAGGACGTTGATCAAATTGTTGGCATTTCACAGATAGAATCTGAGCTGGAGACAGAATTCGCGGGGCGTCCAGAGTTTGGATGGAGTGACGAACAAGCGGGCTATCGACGGTGGCTCAAGAATTACCACGAGTTCGAGGAACCGATTGATGTCCGTAAAAATATTCTTGAAAACGAGGACTTCGAATACACCCTGGAGGAGATTCGACAAGAGTACAGCAAAATCTTCTATAATAAAAACGGAGGATTTGTCCAGGGAGGCTACTTCACGCAGTGTCCACCAGAGCTTCTTGAGCTCTTTATTACTATTTCAAATGAGCTCGAGAGAGTATTAGACGAGTGTAGATATCCTATTGAATTACTGCACTCACATCGGCTTCCACCAGCGGAAAACTACGATTCAGTGTCAGCTGCCGTCTCAGACATTACGAATCGATTAGAACAGACTCCAGGTGAGTCCAACTGGCTTGCCAGCCAGCTAGGAGAAACCATTGTCCGAGATTGGACAGACGCATTACGGGGATTAGAACCTGGTTCAGTGGTGACAGTAGAACGAGCGACAAAGCTCACCCAAATCAAGCAACTGTATACCGACGCTGAAACCCGACTCAAATCACAAGCGGCAGCGATTCAATCTGCGTCTCTCAACCGACTCTCCCCATCAGCGACGCTGTTTGTGGTCTTTTTCCGTCAACTCCAACAACAAAGCGGTAAGCAACCGAACGCAAGCCAAGTCAAAGTCAAAGTCATACTCAATAACAGATATACTGTCAAGCAGCCAGAAACCCAGCCACCAGAAGGTGAAGACGACATTCCAGTCAGGAAACCATCCTTCGAGAATTCCGGTCACCCACTCGTCAAGCATCTTCGCGACAACGATGTCGAAATCCACAAATTCACAGCCCCACCAGATTACTGGCTCACAGTCTACGAATACGCTGCACTCTCATTCGAGACGCCTGACCGAGACGCATGGAATGGCCTCGAAGAAGGAGACGTCATCATCTTCCATTCACGCACGAGTCCGAGTTGGGACGAATTCCCAGAACAAGAGAGCGGACTCCTTGGTGCAGGGATTATCCGGGCGAAAACCACGAAAGACGACAGTGAGTCGTGGTGGTATGACGAACATGAAGGTGGCCCAAAGGGAGACTCCTTCCCACTGCTCGTCGCATTCGAGCGTCTCTTCGTCGCTGGTCAATTGGACGAGATCGACTTCATGAAACCGGTCGTGGAGAAGAGTCCTGAGACAGTCTCGACCGAGTTAGATGCATTGACGTCGAGGCTACTACCGTTTAATCGTACGAACGAGATTTGTCGCGAGGTTTCAGAGACTGGCTTCCCACGACACCGTACTGTCGAATCGCTTGGTACGAGTGCGGAACTCTCCAAGGGAGTTGCACTCGCAGATGTGCTCGCAGGGCGCGTACTTGAAGCACCGTCTGTCGCACTCCACAAATCCTTCACAGGAGAGCTACCAGAATCAATTCTGGACGGGCTCTACTTCCCTGATGGGGAAGGGAAGGAAATCATCGAGCAGATCGAGGTTGCACTCAGAACAGGCAAGCATTTGATTCTGACTGGACCACCGGGGACAGGGAAGACTGAGATCGCGCGTCGCGTCTGTGAGTATCTCGAAGCCGAGTATCCGTACTTGTTCAGTGGGTCGCAGGTGACAACAGCGACTGCTGATTGGTCGACCTTCGACACCGTCGGTGGCTACATGCCAGACGGCGAAAGCACGAACGGGAATGCACTCGAGTTCTCACCGGGATTGATCCTCAATCGATTCAAAGATCGCCAGTGTGCTGCGCAGTTGAATGAGCCGCTCGTCATTGACGAGCTCAACCGGGCGGACATCGACAAAGCGTTCGGCCAACTCTTCACCGTACTCTCGGGCCAAGCCGTACAGCTACCGTACACGCGTGATGGTGCTGAAATCGAGTTATCGCCTGCAGACCAGACGCTGAACACGCCAGCGGGCCACGAGTATGTGATTCCACAGTCGTGGCGGTTGTTCGCGACGCTGAACACCTACGACAAAACCTCGCTGTACGAGATGAGTTATGCGTTTATGCGTCGCTTCGCATTCATCCGCGTCCCGGCACCAACAATGTCGAGTGACTCGGACGAACTCGTCGACGTCATGGATGCGTACGCGAAGGCTTGGAATATCTCGGTGAGTGAGTCACAGCTTGCAGACGTCGGCCAGGTGTGGCGGGCGACCAATAACGCAGTTGAGGACCGCTCGATTGGGCCTGCGGTGGTCAAAGATATTCTATCCACTGTCTCGGCTCACAGCAGTGTGTCGCAATCGACACGCCTCACACAGGCTGTAATCAGCTTCATCTGTCCACAGTTGGAGGGCGTGCCGAAGCGAGAGAAGATCCTCCGTCAGATCGCGGGCGTCCAGCATATTGATACTGAGATGCTTGATCAGGCGTCGCGAGACATGCTGCAGGTGGCACTGACCGCAGATGAATAA